One region of Triticum aestivum cultivar Chinese Spring chromosome 6B, IWGSC CS RefSeq v2.1, whole genome shotgun sequence genomic DNA includes:
- the LOC123135205 gene encoding uncharacterized protein, whose product MSEEGERMEIDDLLSEILLRLPPEPSSLPRASLVSKRWRGLSRDPAFLRRFRARHRSHAPLLGGFFTDYPTPAHRNNFVSFVPTLDAPNRVRFPFPVADFPCILFSCRHGLVLAASEHRQGFLVWDPVTGDQHRLEEPPGLDAMNGAVLRTGEGHFRVVLVGHDEHHTQALACVYSSQTRQWGGVISAPIPPVVSIVTEIPGVLVGDSIYWLSSRNPDHPTPILEFNLGTLSLAAIQLPVNMYGQGNHSLWVMRAQDDGLGFLFLWGTDAQLWKRTKNGGDDAANSWTIAKTIQMDKLLSLNTEEEKRSLSIEGLVEDRNVVFFRTAIGHFMVHLESLWSLRCKELSETHIIHVFHPFSSVYTAADNSTSS is encoded by the coding sequence ATGAGTGAGGAGGGCGAGAGGATGGAGATCGACGACCTcctctccgagatcctcctccgcctcccgccggagCCATCTTCCCTCCCGCGCGCTTCCCTCGTCTCCAAGCGCTGGCGCGGCCTGTCCCGCGACCCGGCCTTCCTCCGTCGCTTCCGCGCTCGGCACCGCTCCCACGCGCCCCTCCTCGGCGGCTTCTTCACCGACTACCCCACCCCCGCGCACCGCAACAACTTCGTTTCCTTCGTCCCGACGCTGGATGCCCCCAACCGCGTCCGCTTCCCCTTCCCGGTCGCCGACTTCCCCTGCATACTATTCAGCTGTCGCCACGGCCTCGTGCTCGCCGCCTCGGAACACCGGCAAGGGTTCCTGGTTTGGGACCCCGTCACCGGCGACCAGCACCGCCTGGAAGAACCTCCGGGCCTCGACGCGATGAACGGGGCCGTGCTTCGCACCGGAGAGGGCCATTTCCGGGTCGTCTTGGTAGGCCACGACGAGCATCACACGCAGGCGCTCGCCTGCGTTTACTCATCGCAGACCCGTCAATGGGGCGGTGTCATCTCGGCACCGATACCACCTGTTGTTTCTATAGTGACGGAAATTCCAGGTGTCCTGGTTGGGGATTCCATTTACTGGTTGTCTTCTAGGAATCCGGATCATCCGACTCCCATTCTTGAGTTCAATTTGGGTACACTGAGCCTAGCCGCGATACAGCTCCCGGTGAATATGTATGGCCAGGGGAATCACAGCCTCTGGGTTATGAGGGCACAGGATGATGGGCTTGGATTCCTCTTCCTGTGGGGCACCGACGCGCAACTATGGAAGAGGACGAAGAATGGCGGTGATGATGCTGCTAATTCATGGACGATCGCAAAGACTATTCAAATGGACAAGCTACTGTCCTTGAACACAGAGGAGGAGAAAAGGAGCCTGTCGATAGAAGGGCTTGTTGAAGACCGAAATGTGGTGTTCTTCAGAACAGCTATCGGTCACTTTATGGTGCATCTTGAGTCACTCTGGTCATTGAGGTGCAAGGAACTTTCCGAAACCCACATCATACATGTGTTTCATCCATTCTCAAGTGTCTACACAGCAGCAGATAATAGCACATCTTCATGA